A genomic window from Providencia alcalifaciens includes:
- the lptE gene encoding LPS assembly lipoprotein LptE — translation MRYLITLFLSLSVLVTAGCGFRLQGTTQLPEELKTLQLSSGDPYSYQTRAVREQLRLNNVTLLDSGRADVPILKIVGSTESTDTVSIYQDGKAAEKQLTLVMKAQVLMPDGAIYPLETKVVRTFFDNPLEALAKDAENEIVKQEMQQQAARNIVRKLLLVHSAELEKAKAQAAEKPVAE, via the coding sequence GTGCGCTATCTGATAACTTTATTTCTCAGCCTGTCGGTGCTAGTCACCGCAGGTTGCGGTTTTCGTCTTCAAGGAACCACGCAACTTCCCGAAGAACTGAAAACGTTACAGTTAAGTTCTGGCGACCCGTACAGTTACCAAACTCGTGCGGTTAGGGAACAACTGCGACTCAATAACGTGACTCTGCTAGATTCAGGCCGCGCTGATGTGCCTATTTTGAAAATTGTAGGTTCAACAGAAAGCACCGATACCGTTTCGATTTATCAAGATGGTAAAGCGGCAGAGAAACAACTGACATTGGTCATGAAGGCGCAAGTGTTAATGCCTGATGGTGCTATTTATCCGCTGGAAACAAAAGTTGTGCGGACTTTCTTTGATAACCCGTTAGAAGCGCTCGCAAAAGATGCTGAGAACGAGATTGTGAAGCAAGAGATGCAACAACAAGCGGCACGTAACATCGTGCGCAAACTGCTTCTGGTTCACAGTGCTGAGTTAGAAAAAGCGAAAGCGCAAGCGGCTGAGAAACCTGTTGCCGAATAA
- the leuS gene encoding leucine--tRNA ligase, with protein MQEQYRPEDIEPKVQRHWDEHQTFKVTEDNSKEKYYCLSMLPYPSGRLHMGHVRNYTIGDVISRYQRMLGKNVLQPIGWDAFGLPAEGAAVKNNTAPAPWTYANIDYMKGQLKMLGFGYDWNREVTTCTPEYYRWEQWFFTKLYEKGLVYKKTSAVNWCPHDLTVLANEQVIDGCCWRCDSQVERKEIPQWFIKITDYAEELLNDLDKLEDWPEQVKTMQRNWIGRSEGVEITFDVADRAEKLTVYTTRPDTFMGATYVAVAAGHPLAQEAAKANSELADFIDECRNTKTAEADMATMEKKGLATGLYVVHPLTQEKLPIWVANFVLMEYGTGAVMAVPAHDQRDWEFAHKYNLPIKAVIADAEGNTPDLSQEAMTEKNALINSGEFTGLSNEAGFNAIADKLVSLGAGQRKVNYRLRDWGVSRQRYWGAPIPMATLEDGTVVPVPEDQLPVILPEDVTMNGITSPIKADPEWAKTTINGQPALRETDTFDTFMESSWYYARYTCPQYDDGMLNPEAANYWLPVDQYIGGIEHAIMHLMYFRFFHKLMRDAGLVNSDEPAKRLLCQGMVLADAFYYTGSDGHRVWVSPADAIVERDDKNRITKAVDSEGHELVYTGMSKMSKSKNNGIDPQLMVEKYGADTVRLFMMFAAPPELTLEWQESSVEGANRFVRRVWRLVHEHAQKGATQPLDISALTPEQKDLRRDLHKTIAKVTDDVGRRYAFNTAIAAVMEFMNKLVRAPQETEQDRALVQESLDAITLMLSPIIPHACFEMWKALGHNDDIDFASWPVADEQAMIDDTKLVVVQVNGKVRGRITVPADANQEFVLEMASQEGSVAKYLEGVSIRKVIYVPGKLLNLVVG; from the coding sequence ATGCAAGAACAATATCGTCCAGAAGATATAGAGCCTAAAGTACAGCGTCACTGGGATGAACACCAAACGTTCAAAGTGACAGAAGACAACAGCAAAGAGAAATACTACTGCCTGTCCATGCTACCTTACCCTTCTGGTCGACTACACATGGGCCACGTTCGTAACTACACCATTGGTGACGTGATCTCCCGCTACCAGCGTATGCTGGGCAAAAACGTTCTGCAACCAATCGGTTGGGATGCGTTTGGTCTACCCGCTGAAGGTGCCGCAGTTAAAAATAACACCGCGCCAGCACCATGGACTTACGCCAATATCGATTACATGAAAGGTCAGCTGAAAATGCTGGGCTTCGGTTACGATTGGAACCGCGAAGTGACCACCTGTACGCCAGAATATTACCGTTGGGAACAGTGGTTCTTCACTAAGCTGTATGAAAAAGGCTTAGTCTACAAAAAAACCTCCGCAGTAAACTGGTGTCCACACGACTTAACCGTTCTCGCAAACGAACAAGTTATCGATGGCTGCTGCTGGCGCTGTGATAGCCAAGTTGAGCGTAAAGAGATCCCTCAGTGGTTTATCAAAATCACCGACTACGCAGAAGAACTGCTCAATGACTTGGACAAACTGGAAGATTGGCCAGAACAAGTTAAAACCATGCAGCGCAACTGGATTGGTCGCTCTGAAGGTGTGGAAATCACTTTTGATGTTGCTGATCGCGCAGAGAAATTAACTGTCTACACCACCCGTCCAGATACATTTATGGGTGCAACCTATGTGGCGGTTGCAGCAGGTCACCCATTAGCGCAAGAAGCTGCCAAAGCGAATAGTGAATTAGCCGACTTTATCGATGAATGCCGTAATACCAAAACCGCGGAAGCGGATATGGCGACCATGGAGAAAAAAGGTCTGGCGACAGGTCTGTATGTCGTTCATCCATTAACCCAAGAAAAATTACCAATTTGGGTCGCGAACTTTGTTCTGATGGAATACGGCACAGGTGCAGTGATGGCAGTTCCAGCTCACGACCAACGTGACTGGGAATTTGCCCACAAATACAATCTGCCAATCAAAGCGGTAATTGCAGATGCCGAAGGCAATACGCCTGATTTATCTCAAGAAGCGATGACTGAGAAAAACGCCCTGATCAATTCAGGTGAATTTACTGGTTTAAGCAACGAAGCTGGCTTCAACGCTATCGCAGATAAACTGGTTTCGCTTGGGGCAGGCCAACGCAAAGTCAATTATCGCTTACGTGACTGGGGTGTTTCCCGTCAACGTTACTGGGGCGCGCCAATTCCAATGGCAACCTTAGAAGATGGTACCGTGGTTCCTGTTCCTGAAGACCAGTTACCGGTTATTTTACCGGAAGATGTCACCATGAACGGCATCACTAGCCCAATTAAAGCGGATCCTGAGTGGGCAAAAACTACCATCAACGGTCAGCCAGCGCTGCGTGAAACCGATACGTTCGATACCTTTATGGAATCATCTTGGTACTACGCACGTTACACTTGCCCACAATACGATGATGGCATGTTGAACCCTGAAGCGGCGAACTACTGGCTGCCAGTGGATCAATACATCGGTGGTATTGAACACGCCATCATGCACTTAATGTATTTCCGCTTCTTCCACAAATTAATGCGTGATGCAGGACTGGTGAACTCTGATGAGCCAGCAAAACGTTTACTGTGCCAAGGTATGGTTCTGGCTGACGCCTTCTACTACACCGGTAGCGATGGTCATCGTGTATGGGTTTCTCCTGCTGATGCGATTGTTGAACGTGATGACAAAAACCGTATTACTAAAGCAGTAGACAGCGAAGGTCATGAACTGGTTTATACTGGCATGAGCAAGATGTCTAAATCTAAGAACAACGGTATTGACCCGCAATTAATGGTCGAAAAATACGGTGCTGATACCGTCCGTCTGTTCATGATGTTTGCCGCGCCACCAGAATTAACTCTGGAGTGGCAAGAGTCTAGCGTTGAAGGGGCTAACCGTTTCGTTCGTCGTGTATGGCGTTTAGTTCATGAACACGCACAAAAAGGTGCAACTCAGCCATTAGACATCAGCGCATTAACTCCAGAACAAAAAGATTTACGTCGCGACTTACATAAAACCATCGCGAAAGTGACTGACGATGTGGGTCGTCGTTACGCATTCAACACCGCTATCGCTGCGGTCATGGAATTTATGAACAAGTTAGTTCGCGCTCCGCAAGAAACTGAGCAAGACCGCGCTTTAGTTCAAGAATCTTTAGATGCTATCACGCTGATGTTATCGCCAATCATTCCACACGCTTGTTTCGAAATGTGGAAAGCATTAGGTCACAATGACGATATCGATTTTGCAAGCTGGCCTGTAGCTGACGAACAAGCCATGATCGACGATACTAAACTGGTTGTTGTCCAAGTTAACGGTAAAGTACGCGGTCGTATTACGGTACCTGCTGATGCTAACCAAGAATTCGTTCTGGAAATGGCATCACAAGAAGGCAGCGTCGCGAAATACCTCGAAGGCGTTAGCATCCGTAAAGTCATTTACGTACCTGGTAAATTACTGAACTTAGTTGTTGGCTGA
- a CDS encoding amino acid ABC transporter ATP-binding protein has translation MITLKNVSKWYGQFQVLTDCTTEVKKGEVVVVCGPSGSGKSTLIKTVNGLEPIQQGEIFVNDIQVNSKKTDLAKLRSKVGMVFQHFELFPHLSIIENLTLAQVKVLNRDKKTAEAKGLKLLERVGLASHANKFPAQLSGGQQQRVAIARALCMDPIAMLFDEPTSALDPEMINEVLDVMVELANEGMTMMVVTHEMGFAKKVANRVIFMDEGKIIEDSKKEDFFANPKSDRAKDFLAKILH, from the coding sequence ATGATTACCCTGAAAAATGTATCTAAATGGTATGGCCAATTTCAGGTGCTCACAGATTGCACAACTGAGGTCAAAAAAGGCGAAGTTGTGGTTGTATGCGGGCCGTCTGGTTCTGGTAAATCCACATTAATAAAAACAGTAAATGGGTTGGAGCCAATTCAACAGGGTGAAATTTTCGTTAACGATATCCAAGTTAATAGCAAAAAAACTGACCTTGCGAAGCTACGCTCAAAAGTCGGCATGGTGTTCCAACACTTTGAACTGTTTCCTCACCTTTCCATTATTGAGAACCTGACGTTAGCGCAAGTTAAAGTCTTAAATCGCGACAAAAAAACCGCTGAAGCTAAAGGCTTAAAATTACTGGAGCGGGTTGGATTGGCAAGCCATGCCAATAAATTCCCTGCACAGCTCTCTGGTGGTCAACAGCAACGTGTCGCCATCGCCCGCGCGCTGTGTATGGACCCGATTGCCATGCTGTTTGATGAACCCACTTCCGCCCTCGACCCAGAAATGATCAATGAAGTGCTGGATGTTATGGTGGAGTTAGCGAATGAAGGCATGACTATGATGGTGGTGACCCACGAAATGGGCTTTGCGAAAAAAGTGGCCAACCGCGTTATCTTTATGGATGAAGGTAAAATCATCGAAGACAGTAAAAAAGAGGATTTCTTCGCCAATCCGAAGTCAGACCGCGCGAAAGATTTTCTGGCAAAAATCTTACATTAA
- the gltK gene encoding glutamate/aspartate ABC transporter permease GltK: protein MAYQFDWSSIEPSIPFLVDGFIITAKITAAAIVVGILWGTVLAVMRLSSIKPLRWLAAFYVNTFRSVPLVMVLFWFYLVVPNILQNVLGLSPKNDIRLISAVVAFCLFEAAYYSEIIRAGIQSISKGQASASLALGMTQMQTMRLVVLPQAFRAMVPLLLTQGIVLFQDTSLVYVLGLTDFFRTATNIGERDGTQVEMILFAGLIYFIFSFGASMLVNYLKKRTVS, encoded by the coding sequence ATGGCTTATCAATTTGATTGGAGTTCCATTGAGCCAAGCATCCCATTCTTAGTGGATGGCTTTATTATCACAGCCAAAATTACGGCAGCGGCCATTGTGGTTGGGATTTTATGGGGAACCGTACTGGCTGTTATGCGTTTATCCAGTATTAAGCCATTGCGTTGGCTGGCGGCCTTTTACGTCAATACCTTCCGCTCAGTCCCGTTAGTTATGGTACTGTTTTGGTTCTATTTAGTTGTGCCTAACATATTACAAAATGTTCTAGGCTTATCACCAAAAAATGATATTCGTTTAATATCAGCAGTGGTAGCCTTCTGTCTTTTTGAAGCGGCTTACTACTCTGAAATTATCCGTGCAGGTATTCAAAGTATCTCGAAAGGTCAAGCAAGTGCTTCCCTCGCGTTAGGTATGACCCAAATGCAAACCATGCGTTTAGTCGTATTACCACAAGCGTTTAGAGCGATGGTGCCATTATTACTGACCCAAGGTATTGTATTATTCCAAGATACCTCTTTAGTGTATGTTCTTGGGTTAACCGACTTCTTCAGAACCGCCACCAATATTGGTGAACGTGACGGTACGCAAGTCGAAATGATACTCTTTGCGGGACTCATCTACTTTATTTTCAGTTTCGGCGCTTCAATGCTGGTGAATTATCTTAAGAAAAGGACTGTTTCATGA
- a CDS encoding amino acid ABC transporter permease — MSINWNWGIFLENAPFGNTTYLGWLISGLEVTVTLSICAWIIAFLVGSFFGILRTVPNRFLAFLGTAYVELFRNVPLIVQFFTWYLVIPELLPQSIGDWFKMELDPNYQFFLSSMLCLGLFTAARMTEQVRAAIQSLPRGQRNAGLAMGLTLPQTYRYVLLPNAYRVILPPMTSEMLNLVKNSAIASTIGLVDMAAQAGKLLDYSAHAWESFTAITLAYVGINLIIMLLMSLLERKVRLPGTLGGR; from the coding sequence ATGTCAATTAATTGGAATTGGGGGATATTCCTTGAGAATGCCCCATTTGGGAATACCACCTATTTAGGGTGGTTAATATCTGGCTTAGAAGTCACTGTCACGCTATCCATCTGCGCTTGGATCATCGCCTTTCTGGTTGGCTCATTTTTCGGTATTTTACGCACAGTACCTAACCGCTTTTTAGCCTTTTTAGGTACTGCTTACGTTGAATTATTCCGTAACGTTCCGCTGATTGTTCAGTTCTTCACTTGGTATTTAGTGATCCCTGAACTACTGCCACAATCCATCGGCGACTGGTTTAAAATGGAGTTAGATCCTAACTACCAGTTTTTCCTCTCCTCCATGCTATGCCTTGGCTTGTTTACTGCTGCCCGAATGACTGAGCAAGTTCGTGCTGCTATTCAATCTCTGCCAAGAGGGCAACGTAATGCAGGGCTCGCGATGGGGCTAACTTTGCCACAAACCTATCGCTATGTACTGCTACCGAATGCTTATCGCGTCATTTTACCGCCGATGACCTCAGAAATGCTGAACTTGGTGAAAAACTCCGCTATCGCATCCACCATCGGGTTAGTCGATATGGCGGCACAAGCAGGAAAATTACTCGATTACTCAGCCCATGCTTGGGAGTCTTTTACCGCAATCACACTGGCATATGTTGGTATCAACTTGATTATTATGTTGTTGATGAGTTTGCTTGAACGCAAAGTGCGCTTACCCGGCACACTAGGAGGACGCTAA
- a CDS encoding glutamate/aspartate ABC transporter substrate-binding protein: MRISKLVLTMMLLGATCAVQAEELNGTLKKIKDNGVIVVGHRESSVPFSYYDNNQKVVGYSQDYSNLIVDSVKKKLNMPDLQVKLIPITSQNRIPLLQNGTFDFECGSTTNNVERQKQAAFSNTIFVVGTRLLAKKDSGVKDFADLAGKNVVVTSGTTSEVLLNKLNDEKNMKMRIISAKDHGDSFRTLESGRAVAFMMDDALLAGERAKAKQPDIWEIVAKPQTEEAYGCMLRKDDPQFKALVDETISTAQKSGTAEKSFERWFNQPIPPKNLNLKFTLSDEMKALFKSPNDKALN; encoded by the coding sequence ATGCGTATCAGCAAGCTTGTTTTAACAATGATGCTTTTGGGTGCAACCTGCGCAGTTCAAGCAGAAGAATTAAACGGTACTCTGAAAAAGATCAAAGATAATGGTGTGATAGTCGTGGGTCACCGCGAATCGTCAGTGCCATTCTCTTACTATGATAATAACCAGAAAGTTGTTGGCTACTCACAAGACTATTCCAATCTCATTGTTGATTCAGTGAAAAAGAAACTCAATATGCCTGATTTACAGGTGAAATTGATCCCTATCACTTCGCAAAACCGTATTCCATTGCTGCAAAATGGCACATTTGATTTCGAATGTGGCTCCACAACCAATAACGTAGAGAGACAAAAACAAGCTGCATTCTCTAATACTATTTTCGTTGTCGGTACTCGACTGCTAGCCAAAAAAGATTCCGGCGTTAAAGATTTTGCCGACTTAGCAGGTAAAAATGTGGTTGTGACTTCAGGCACAACATCTGAAGTGCTCCTGAATAAGTTAAATGACGAGAAAAACATGAAGATGCGCATTATCAGTGCAAAAGACCACGGTGACTCATTCCGTACTTTAGAATCTGGTCGTGCGGTTGCCTTTATGATGGACGATGCCCTATTAGCCGGTGAGCGCGCAAAAGCGAAACAACCGGATATCTGGGAAATCGTAGCAAAACCGCAAACTGAAGAAGCTTACGGCTGTATGCTGCGTAAAGATGACCCACAATTTAAAGCACTGGTCGATGAAACTATTTCAACGGCACAAAAATCTGGTACAGCAGAGAAATCATTTGAACGCTGGTTCAATCAACCAATCCCACCGAAGAACCTGAATCTGAAGTTTACGTTATCTGATGAAATGAAAGCGCTGTTCAAATCACCAAACGATAAAGCATTAAACTAA
- a CDS encoding metal resistance protein: MTRSMKLGKGLVLFACLMVLICMNQRAVGERLFASMLTSTPIQISAVANQIQLSSAHYLSDINEQNSKPVKLSTCELSSKSLFTLVPAVIEPLFFIFLSLAAFAIFCTRLFIYRANREESHSPPGVRRHLQFCNLRD; the protein is encoded by the coding sequence ATGACGAGGTCGATGAAGCTAGGTAAAGGATTAGTGCTGTTTGCCTGTCTGATGGTGTTGATTTGTATGAATCAAAGAGCCGTCGGAGAGCGCTTATTCGCCTCAATGTTGACATCGACTCCAATACAGATTTCTGCGGTAGCGAATCAAATCCAACTTTCCTCAGCGCATTATCTTTCGGATATAAATGAACAAAATAGCAAGCCTGTGAAGCTTTCAACGTGTGAGTTAAGTTCCAAATCACTCTTCACTCTTGTTCCTGCTGTGATAGAGCCTCTCTTTTTTATATTTCTTTCTTTAGCGGCATTCGCTATCTTTTGCACTAGGCTATTTATATATAGAGCAAACCGTGAAGAGAGCCATTCCCCACCTGGCGTTCGGCGTCATCTACAATTCTGTAATCTTCGGGATTAG
- a CDS encoding protein-disulfide reductase DsbD family protein — MRFFINALIVLLTVFSSSIQAADTGWLQPANTGFMTANTPSHVQVRLLSSAQKEGKVDILLDVKLDDGWKTYWRSPGEGGVAPEINWSSPVKTVEWLWPTPGRFDVAGVSTQGYMGDVVFPITVTSSEHLDKLSGTLTLSTCSNVCILTDYPFELDLTEPAPADFSWAFNQAKGSVPAVSGLVEQAQFGFAGNKLTVELQKAADNTWIDPHLFTDVVDGASLGVPSLKYSGNKLTATIDVSDDWGGEAPNLVGKTVSFVVSDGELSQQIHGNVVPYTGSTSGDDSGHALGLWQIVLFALLGGLILNLMPCVLPVLAMKLGSVLLVPQGEQKIIRRQFLLSSSGILVSFWLLALLMTFLRWGQQVVGWGIQFQSPWFIGFMVLITALFTANLFGLFEINLGSKANTRLATAGGQGNSGHFWQGVFATLLATPCSAPFLGTAVAFALAAPMSQLWLIFTALGIGMSLPWLLIAAFPMIAKALPKPGTWMLKLRAVLGLMMLVSCLWLISLLIPHFGAMTATVIAVLFLLILVLFILKNRGVRAAVFPFLLFSALGAGFTWMAIDQQQGHQTLAADKVQWQTLSENAITQALADNKRVFIDVTADWCVTCKANKYNVLLNDEVQHLLSEPDVVALRGDWTKPSPEISAFLQRRGQVAVPFNQIYGPNLTEGKILSTILDRETLLSIMTEAKGAEK, encoded by the coding sequence ATGCGTTTTTTTATTAATGCGTTAATTGTTTTATTGACTGTATTTTCTAGCAGCATACAAGCTGCGGATACAGGCTGGTTGCAACCTGCTAACACGGGGTTTATGACCGCAAACACACCGAGCCATGTACAGGTTCGCTTGCTGAGCTCTGCACAAAAAGAGGGCAAGGTCGATATTTTACTGGATGTAAAACTCGATGATGGCTGGAAGACCTATTGGCGCTCACCGGGAGAAGGGGGCGTAGCACCGGAAATAAACTGGTCTTCACCTGTCAAAACGGTGGAGTGGCTATGGCCAACGCCGGGGCGCTTTGATGTCGCGGGTGTGTCGACACAAGGTTATATGGGAGACGTGGTTTTCCCTATTACAGTCACCAGCAGTGAGCATCTCGATAAATTGTCAGGCACACTGACATTATCAACGTGCAGTAATGTTTGTATTTTAACTGACTACCCCTTTGAATTGGATCTCACTGAACCGGCTCCTGCGGATTTTAGCTGGGCATTTAATCAAGCAAAAGGTAGCGTGCCTGCGGTTAGTGGGCTTGTTGAACAAGCACAATTTGGCTTTGCTGGCAATAAATTGACGGTAGAGTTACAAAAAGCCGCCGATAATACATGGATTGACCCGCATCTGTTTACCGATGTTGTGGATGGCGCGAGCCTTGGGGTTCCATCCTTAAAATATTCTGGCAACAAGTTAACTGCCACCATTGATGTTAGCGATGACTGGGGCGGCGAAGCGCCTAATCTTGTGGGTAAAACGGTTTCATTTGTCGTGTCGGATGGTGAGTTATCTCAACAAATTCATGGCAATGTGGTGCCTTATACAGGTTCTACGTCTGGAGATGACAGTGGGCACGCGCTGGGTTTATGGCAGATAGTTTTATTTGCGCTACTTGGCGGTCTGATCCTGAACTTAATGCCGTGTGTTTTGCCTGTACTGGCGATGAAACTCGGCTCTGTCTTATTGGTTCCTCAAGGTGAACAAAAAATCATTCGTCGGCAATTCTTGCTCTCTTCATCGGGGATTTTAGTCTCATTCTGGTTATTAGCTTTGTTGATGACATTCTTGAGATGGGGACAGCAGGTTGTTGGTTGGGGAATTCAGTTCCAAAGCCCATGGTTTATCGGTTTTATGGTGCTAATTACGGCGCTGTTTACTGCGAATTTATTTGGGTTGTTTGAAATTAACCTAGGCAGTAAAGCGAATACGCGTTTAGCCACCGCTGGTGGGCAGGGTAATAGTGGGCATTTCTGGCAAGGGGTCTTCGCGACACTCTTAGCAACACCCTGTTCTGCACCATTTTTGGGCACGGCTGTCGCCTTTGCATTGGCGGCACCTATGTCGCAATTGTGGCTGATTTTCACTGCATTAGGTATCGGGATGAGCCTCCCGTGGTTATTGATTGCAGCATTCCCTATGATTGCGAAAGCGTTACCAAAACCGGGAACATGGATGCTGAAATTACGCGCTGTACTGGGCTTAATGATGTTGGTTTCCTGCTTATGGTTAATCAGCTTATTAATTCCCCATTTTGGTGCAATGACTGCTACCGTTATCGCTGTACTGTTTTTATTAATCTTAGTGTTATTTATTCTTAAGAACCGCGGGGTACGCGCGGCAGTTTTTCCATTCCTATTATTCTCGGCGCTGGGTGCTGGGTTTACTTGGATGGCGATAGACCAACAACAAGGTCACCAAACGCTAGCTGCCGATAAAGTACAATGGCAAACACTGTCTGAAAACGCAATCACACAAGCGCTGGCGGATAATAAACGTGTGTTTATTGATGTGACAGCCGACTGGTGTGTGACGTGTAAGGCGAATAAATATAACGTCTTACTTAATGACGAAGTCCAGCACTTACTGAGTGAGCCGGATGTCGTAGCACTGCGAGGGGATTGGACAAAACCTTCACCGGAAATCTCGGCATTTTTGCAACGTCGAGGGCAAGTGGCTGTGCCGTTTAACCAGATTTATGGCCCTAATCTGACAGAGGGGAAAATACTGTCAACAATACTTGATCGTGAAACTTTATTATCAATTATGACTGAGGCCAAAGGAGCCGAAAAATGA
- a CDS encoding DsbA family protein: protein MKKTILAVLFSSLVLGTAAHAAPLTADQEAQVRKLVRDTLVENPEILEEAIVALQAKQGEKQQAQMKQVLKDQHDALFNDPTSPRIGSKDAKLVLVNFTDFNCPYCKRFDPLLEDIVKKNPDVAVVIKYLPFKGETSLESSQLAMTLWQENPKAFLALHQKLMAKQGMLSDSNIKEALQATGNGQLKASDKSRAAIRKNLELANMLGVNGTPATLVGDEMIPGAVDAQEFERIVKEQLSKAK, encoded by the coding sequence ATGAAAAAGACGATATTAGCTGTTTTATTTTCCTCACTAGTATTAGGGACAGCAGCGCATGCAGCGCCACTGACTGCTGACCAAGAAGCGCAAGTCCGTAAACTGGTACGCGATACATTAGTTGAGAACCCAGAGATCCTTGAAGAAGCGATTGTGGCTTTACAAGCGAAGCAAGGCGAAAAACAACAAGCGCAAATGAAACAGGTATTAAAAGATCAGCATGATGCCTTGTTTAATGACCCGACTAGCCCGCGCATTGGCTCGAAAGACGCCAAATTAGTCTTGGTGAACTTTACTGACTTTAACTGCCCATACTGCAAACGTTTTGACCCACTGTTAGAAGATATTGTGAAGAAAAACCCGGATGTTGCAGTCGTCATCAAGTACCTGCCATTTAAAGGGGAAACCTCGCTGGAATCTTCACAATTAGCGATGACGTTATGGCAAGAAAATCCAAAAGCGTTCTTAGCACTGCACCAAAAACTGATGGCGAAACAGGGGATGTTATCTGATTCAAACATCAAAGAAGCGCTGCAAGCAACAGGTAACGGTCAGTTAAAAGCGAGTGATAAGAGCCGTGCAGCTATCCGTAAAAACCTTGAGCTAGCTAACATGCTGGGTGTGAACGGCACACCGGCAACGTTAGTGGGTGATGAAATGATCCCAGGGGCTGTTGATGCACAAGAATTTGAACGCATCGTGAAAGAACAGCTCAGCAAAGCGAAATAA
- a CDS encoding protein disulfide oxidoreductase has protein sequence MGRLKKWSKELIVLAVILVIAFTVMDFWRKPQSLAPVLLEPLTLATGEVVSIAELSQKQPVLVYFWATWCGVCRFTSPTVSDLAKSGVPVVTVALRSGESSRLLAGMENKELDFPVVNDTNGQLAAQVGVTATPTFMIIDKGEMVSFTSGWTSYLGLKSRLWLASF, from the coding sequence ATGGGGAGACTCAAAAAGTGGTCAAAAGAGCTTATCGTATTAGCGGTGATTTTGGTGATCGCTTTTACGGTGATGGACTTTTGGCGTAAACCGCAAAGCCTTGCCCCCGTGTTATTAGAGCCACTTACCCTTGCAACGGGTGAAGTGGTTTCTATTGCTGAACTTAGCCAAAAACAGCCTGTATTAGTCTATTTCTGGGCCACATGGTGCGGTGTTTGTCGCTTCACATCGCCAACCGTTTCTGATTTAGCAAAATCAGGGGTTCCTGTGGTGACGGTAGCACTACGTTCGGGGGAGTCTTCTCGACTGTTAGCCGGAATGGAAAATAAGGAATTAGATTTTCCTGTAGTGAATGATACTAACGGTCAGTTGGCTGCGCAGGTTGGCGTGACAGCAACACCGACCTTTATGATTATCGATAAAGGCGAAATGGTGAGTTTTACTTCTGGCTGGACGAGTTATCTGGGGCTGAAAAGCCGTTTATGGCTCGCTTCGTTTTAA
- a CDS encoding NUDIX hydrolase — MTEKEFLSNYDRRDYLTPLLSVDTILFTYHENTLKVLLVERANYPQKGQWGLPGGFVDENCDATLDDTVYRKLKEKTGVVPPYIEQLCTVGNSERDPRGWSVTVCYTALIAHQACEAHIESVHSVKWVSIEEIEGMTLAFDHYQLYLQARERLRQKSLYSIVPGFALPEVFTLAELQHVHEVLIGKPIQNKSFRRRLDQADLLIDTGEKRQERGRPANLYRLKSQSADYRFIRNLEF; from the coding sequence ATGACAGAAAAAGAGTTTTTATCTAATTATGATCGACGAGATTATTTAACTCCTTTGCTCTCTGTGGATACCATATTATTTACTTATCATGAAAACACCTTAAAAGTGCTGCTCGTGGAACGCGCTAATTATCCGCAGAAAGGTCAATGGGGATTACCAGGTGGGTTCGTTGATGAAAATTGTGATGCCACGTTAGACGATACGGTATATCGCAAGTTAAAAGAGAAAACGGGGGTTGTTCCTCCTTATATCGAGCAGTTATGTACCGTAGGAAATTCAGAGCGAGACCCTCGTGGCTGGTCTGTGACGGTCTGCTATACCGCACTCATTGCTCACCAAGCCTGCGAAGCGCACATTGAAAGTGTGCATTCTGTTAAATGGGTTTCAATTGAAGAAATTGAGGGCATGACACTGGCTTTCGATCACTATCAGCTTTATTTACAAGCCCGTGAACGTTTACGCCAGAAATCCCTTTATTCCATTGTCCCGGGATTTGCGCTACCAGAGGTATTCACCTTAGCCGAGCTGCAACATGTTCATGAGGTTTTGATTGGCAAACCCATACAAAATAAATCCTTCCGCCGCCGCTTAGACCAAGCGGATTTATTGATTGATACCGGGGAAAAACGTCAAGAACGCGGGCGTCCAGCCAATCTTTATCGCTTAAAGTCCCAATCGGCTGACTATCGGTTTATTCGCAATCTCGAATTTTGA